In Candidatus Epulonipiscium viviparus, one DNA window encodes the following:
- a CDS encoding DUF1385 domain-containing protein: MRTDIGGQAVIEGVMMKGKNYYSVAVRKLDNSISIDTKKSSSLLNKHAIFRSPIIRGMIVFAESLIVGTKTLTYSADVFGEGDEEEESKFELWLRNKFGKKGEQFLMGMTLAFSFALSIVIFMLLPMWLSQIFRPWISSSFALNLIEGAIRITIFLIYMKLVANMKDIKRTFEYHGAEHKTINCLEQDKELTVENVKTCTRLHKSCGTSFLFIVMVVSILVFSVFTTKNIWLRTIVRIIMVPVISGISYELIRWARKNPDSKLANLVSIPGMWLQKEFTTLEPDDAQIEVAIAAIQAVIEKEDAANANS, encoded by the coding sequence ATGAGAACCGATATAGGAGGTCAAGCCGTAATTGAAGGTGTTATGATGAAGGGGAAAAATTATTATTCTGTTGCTGTCCGAAAACTTGATAATTCGATTTCGATAGATACAAAAAAAAGCAGCAGTCTTTTAAATAAACATGCTATCTTTAGAAGTCCTATCATACGCGGAATGATCGTATTTGCAGAATCACTAATTGTAGGTACCAAAACTCTCACATATTCTGCAGATGTCTTTGGCGAAGGCGATGAAGAGGAAGAAAGCAAATTTGAACTCTGGTTGCGCAATAAATTTGGCAAAAAAGGTGAACAATTTTTAATGGGTATGACTCTTGCTTTTTCATTTGCTTTGTCCATCGTCATCTTTATGCTATTACCTATGTGGCTTAGCCAAATTTTTAGACCTTGGATTTCATCATCATTTGCCTTAAATTTGATAGAAGGTGCAATAAGAATTACAATCTTTTTAATATATATGAAACTTGTAGCTAATATGAAAGATATAAAAAGAACTTTTGAATATCATGGAGCAGAACATAAAACTATCAATTGTCTCGAGCAGGATAAAGAACTTACTGTAGAAAATGTTAAAACCTGTACCAGACTTCACAAAAGTTGCGGCACTAGCTTTTTATTTATAGTCATGGTTGTTAGTATCTTAGTATTTAGCGTATTTACTACCAAAAATATTTGGCTTAGAACAATTGTCAGAATTATCATGGTGCCTGTCATTTCCGGAATTTCATATGAACTTATTAGATGGGCCAGAAAAAACCCAGATAGTAAATTAGCAAATCTGGTAAGTATACCTGGAATGTGGCTTCAAAAAGAATTTACAACACTTGAACCAGATGATGCACAAATAGAAGTTGCAATAGCTGCGATTCAAGCAGTAATAGAAAAGGAAGATGCAGCAAATGCCAACAGTTAA
- the prmC gene encoding peptide chain release factor N(5)-glutamine methyltransferase, which translates to MPTVKEVLAYGTQILNQNKIGDATRDARLLLMHLLSCDRATLIINNDKLVEEEIVATYFKYIDRRKNHEPLQYITHYQEFMGLPFYVDQNVLIPRQDTELLVEKLIALPWNHHPIGLEIGVGSGCISVSLLHYISNLTMVCSDISQAALDIAAKNASINACIPRIKFIHSDLFANIPQQKFDFIVSNPPYIPKCEMNQLQPEVLDFEPAAALTDSGDGLAFYRAIATEAKKYEIGILAFEIGYNQGPDVTKILEIEGYQNIQLFYDYNNKHRVIIAQQGEI; encoded by the coding sequence ATGCCAACAGTTAAAGAAGTACTCGCATACGGAACACAAATACTAAATCAGAATAAAATAGGGGACGCTACTCGGGATGCACGGCTGTTGCTCATGCATTTGCTTAGCTGCGATCGAGCCACGTTGATTATTAATAATGATAAACTCGTTGAAGAAGAAATTGTTGCAACATATTTTAAATATATCGATCGTCGCAAAAATCATGAGCCACTTCAATATATCACTCATTATCAAGAATTTATGGGCCTACCATTTTATGTAGATCAGAATGTACTAATTCCAAGACAAGATACTGAACTGCTGGTAGAAAAATTGATAGCGTTGCCTTGGAATCACCATCCTATTGGGCTAGAAATCGGCGTAGGTTCTGGATGTATTTCGGTCTCTTTGCTGCATTATATTAGCAACCTTACAATGGTATGCTCCGATATTTCTCAAGCCGCACTAGATATAGCTGCCAAAAACGCATCTATTAACGCTTGCATTCCAAGAATAAAATTTATACACAGTGATCTATTTGCTAATATACCTCAACAAAAGTTCGATTTTATAGTTTCCAATCCCCCATATATCCCCAAATGTGAGATGAATCAACTACAACCCGAAGTATTAGATTTTGAACCTGCAGCCGCTCTTACCGATAGTGGAGATGGTCTAGCTTTTTATCGTGCTATTGCCACAGAAGCAAAAAAATATGAAATAGGAATACTTGCTTTTGAAATTGGATATAATCAAGGTCCTGATGTTACTAAAATTTTAGAAATTGAAGGATACCAGAATATACAACTATTTTATGACTATAATAATAAGCATAGAGTTATCATTGCACAGCAAGGAGAAATTTAA
- the prfA gene encoding peptide chain release factor 1 yields MFDQIKELVVKFENISAKVNEPAVIADQVTWRALMKEISTLSPIVEKYKEYKTVLTAIDDSLLMLEEKLDDDMLALVKEELSDNKKRVEPLEEELKILLLPTDPNDEKNVIVEIRGGAGGDEAALFAADLYRMYHRFAERSKWKTELMDINENGIGGFKEAIFMLKGDGAYSRLKYESGVHRVQRVPDTESSGRIHTSTVTVAIMPEAEDVDVEVNPNDVKVDVFRSSGNGGQSVNTTDSAVRLTHLPTGIVVSCQDEKSQLKNKDKAMKVLRAKLYELELNKQKALIAAEKKSQVGTGDRSERIRTYNFPQGRVTDHRVGLTVHKLEQVLDGDLEEIISTLTTFDQTEKLKNNVG; encoded by the coding sequence ATGTTCGATCAAATTAAAGAATTAGTTGTAAAATTTGAAAATATAAGCGCAAAAGTAAATGAACCTGCAGTAATTGCTGATCAAGTTACTTGGCGTGCACTCATGAAAGAAATTAGTACTCTTTCACCAATTGTAGAAAAATATAAAGAATATAAAACAGTTTTAACTGCCATAGATGATTCTTTACTTATGCTAGAAGAGAAATTAGATGATGATATGCTAGCACTTGTCAAAGAAGAACTTTCCGATAATAAAAAACGAGTAGAACCCTTAGAAGAAGAGCTCAAAATTTTGTTATTGCCAACAGATCCAAACGATGAAAAAAATGTAATTGTTGAAATTCGTGGCGGAGCTGGTGGTGATGAAGCCGCACTATTTGCTGCAGATTTATATAGAATGTATCATCGCTTTGCAGAACGCTCTAAATGGAAAACCGAGCTTATGGATATCAACGAAAATGGGATAGGTGGATTTAAAGAAGCAATCTTCATGTTAAAGGGAGACGGCGCTTATTCTAGACTTAAATATGAAAGTGGAGTTCATCGAGTTCAAAGAGTTCCTGATACAGAGTCTAGCGGTAGAATCCACACCTCCACAGTTACTGTTGCTATTATGCCAGAAGCTGAGGATGTAGATGTCGAAGTCAATCCCAATGATGTCAAAGTTGATGTATTCCGCTCATCTGGAAATGGTGGACAAAGCGTTAATACAACAGACTCTGCTGTCAGGCTTACTCACTTACCTACTGGGATTGTAGTTTCGTGTCAAGACGAAAAATCTCAACTAAAAAATAAAGATAAGGCTATGAAGGTTCTTAGAGCCAAATTGTACGAACTAGAGCTTAACAAGCAAAAAGCATTGATTGCAGCAGAAAAAAAATCTCAGGTTGGCACTGGCGATAGAAGTGAGAGAATCAGAACTTATAATTTTCCTCAAGGACGCGTAACAGATCATAGAGTTGGTCTTACCGTTCATAAATTAGAGCAAGTACTAGACGGAGATTTAGAAGAAATTATTTCTACACTAACAACTTTTGATCAAACAGAAAAATTAAAAAATAATGTTGGATAA
- a CDS encoding leucyl aminopeptidase family protein, whose protein sequence is MVNWTKNTNSAILKFHSEPSQKIIYSFENNKLLISLLLDEKKDLTPKKIKETVAKGVKLLDSLKVNNIDIELNDTLADNYLEVITGAELGVYRYKGYHQVDKTTTINLSLVSDNLNQLKLDTAKTVVQGMVLTRNWANTPGNLLTPKIFAEEIKSTLTDVDCTVEIFAKDKIAALKMNLISAIGNSSANSPKFVVAKYVGNPSCNKTIGLVGKGITVDTGGYNLKTADGLKYTKDDMSGAATVAGALYSIAKNKLKVNVTAIMPLCENRLSNSSLIPGDVITSMNGKTVEILNTDAEGRLILADALTYAVRIEKVTEIIDLATLTGAIVRTFGSVYTGGFTNNNKLFKEINDSARAVGEKIWRLPIDDEYRAMIKSKVADIQNIGAVNAGSITAAAFLEEFVENTPWVHLDIAGTNFSTSKISEYELFGATGALVPTLYKYAESKSQA, encoded by the coding sequence ATGGTAAATTGGACAAAAAATACCAATTCAGCAATACTTAAATTTCACTCTGAACCAAGTCAAAAAATTATTTATTCATTCGAAAACAATAAACTATTAATTAGCTTGCTACTTGATGAAAAAAAAGATTTGACACCAAAAAAAATTAAGGAAACTGTTGCTAAAGGTGTTAAGCTACTCGATTCATTAAAGGTCAATAATATTGATATAGAGTTGAATGATACTCTAGCCGATAATTATCTAGAAGTAATAACAGGTGCCGAACTTGGCGTTTATCGTTATAAGGGGTATCACCAAGTAGATAAAACCACAACAATAAATTTATCGTTAGTATCAGATAATTTAAATCAACTCAAACTAGATACCGCAAAAACTGTAGTCCAAGGAATGGTCTTAACACGAAATTGGGCAAATACTCCTGGAAACCTTCTAACTCCAAAAATTTTTGCTGAAGAAATTAAATCTACACTAACCGATGTGGATTGCACAGTCGAAATTTTTGCTAAAGATAAAATAGCAGCATTAAAAATGAACCTAATCAGTGCTATCGGCAATAGTAGTGCCAATTCTCCTAAATTTGTTGTTGCTAAATATGTTGGTAATCCATCATGTAATAAAACAATAGGTCTTGTGGGCAAAGGAATTACAGTTGATACAGGAGGTTATAATTTAAAAACTGCTGATGGGCTCAAATATACAAAAGATGATATGTCTGGTGCCGCTACTGTCGCGGGCGCACTCTATTCAATTGCAAAAAATAAATTAAAAGTCAATGTTACTGCAATTATGCCATTATGCGAAAACCGTTTGTCTAATAGCTCTTTAATCCCTGGCGATGTAATCACCAGTATGAACGGAAAAACTGTAGAAATTTTAAATACCGATGCAGAAGGACGTTTAATTTTGGCAGATGCCCTCACTTATGCCGTACGCATTGAAAAGGTAACCGAAATTATCGATCTTGCCACTCTCACAGGAGCCATCGTTCGTACATTTGGTAGTGTTTATACCGGCGGATTTACGAATAATAATAAATTATTTAAGGAAATCAACGATTCTGCTAGAGCAGTAGGTGAAAAAATTTGGAGATTACCTATTGATGATGAATACAGAGCTATGATTAAAAGCAAAGTTGCAGATATTCAAAATATCGGTGCAGTCAATGCAGGCTCTATTACCGCGGCAGCATTCCTCGAAGAATTTGTTGAAAATACTCCATGGGTGCATTTAGATATTGCAGGAACCAATTTTTCCACTTCTAAAATTAGTGAATATGAATTGTTTGGCGCAACCGGAGCACTAGTTCCTACATTATATAAATATGCAGAATCCAAATCACAGGCATAA
- the cspD gene encoding cold-shock protein CspD, producing the protein MTGKVKWFNPEKGFGFIEREDGDDVFVHFTAIQSEGFKTLEEGQEVEFEITEGNRGPQASNVTRK; encoded by the coding sequence ATGACAGGTAAAGTAAAATGGTTTAACCCAGAAAAAGGATTTGGATTCATCGAGAGAGAAGACGGAGACGATGTTTTTGTTCATTTCACAGCAATTCAATCTGAAGGATTTAAAACTCTTGAAGAGGGTCAAGAAGTTGAGTTCGAAATAACTGAAGGAAACAGAGGACCACAAGCGTCTAATGTTACTAGAAAATAA
- a CDS encoding tRNA1(Val) (adenine(37)-N6)-methyltransferase — protein MIKINDYERVDDIQREGYKLIQNPKAFCFGIDAVLLAHFVSGIKIDSKILDIGTGTGIIPLILYAIHKKGKFVGIDIQEAMVEMASRTMMLNQVSNEIEIKCLDIKNFGQDFKRGSFDIIVSNPPYMKAATGLKNSSATKTIARHEVACDLEDIIKASNFILKERGQLFLIHRANRLVDILNLLRQNKIEPKQLRMIYPKITKPPTMVLIHAVKGGGLDLRIEKPLIVYNEDNTYTQEIYDIYEKKML, from the coding sequence ATGATAAAAATAAATGATTATGAAAGAGTAGATGATATACAACGAGAAGGATATAAATTGATTCAAAATCCAAAAGCTTTTTGCTTTGGAATAGATGCGGTGTTGTTAGCGCATTTTGTGAGTGGCATTAAAATTGACTCTAAAATACTAGATATTGGCACTGGAACAGGAATTATTCCGCTGATATTGTATGCTATACACAAAAAAGGAAAATTTGTTGGAATAGATATCCAAGAAGCTATGGTAGAAATGGCTTCTAGAACTATGATGCTAAATCAGGTATCAAATGAGATAGAGATAAAATGTTTAGATATAAAAAATTTTGGGCAAGATTTTAAACGAGGAAGTTTTGACATTATTGTGTCAAATCCACCGTATATGAAAGCGGCAACGGGGCTAAAAAATAGTAGTGCGACAAAAACTATTGCACGCCATGAAGTTGCTTGCGACTTAGAAGATATAATTAAGGCATCAAATTTTATTTTAAAAGAGAGAGGGCAACTATTTCTAATACATCGTGCAAATCGACTGGTTGATATTTTAAATTTATTGCGACAAAATAAAATAGAGCCCAAGCAGCTTAGGATGATATATCCCAAAATAACAAAACCGCCTACGATGGTTTTGATTCATGCTGTCAAGGGAGGGGGGCTTGATCTTCGTATAGAGAAACCTTTAATTGTATATAATGAAGATAACACATATACACAAGAAATTTACGATATCTACGAAAAAAAAATGCTCTAA
- a CDS encoding PSP1 domain-containing protein — MVIGVKFKKTSKIYYFDPMNVVYEAGEKVIVETTRGLEYGTVYYSNREIDESEYTLPLKPVIRKATEVDEAVYLVNKSKEANAYKICKQKIFDYHLDMKLIDVEYTFDNQKLLFYFTSEQRVDFRELVKELATIFKTRIELRQIGVRDETKSCGGIGICGRNLCCNTFLTDFHTVSIKMAKDQNLSLNPIKISGICGRLMCCLQYENEGYNESRKKLPEVSDIVETPEGEGEVISVNILREQVKVSIKKDKDIREIFTFKIGDITAKKKCAPCSKCKNNKIKAYDYDEKFEDWEKPKEKHKKNNYDKNK, encoded by the coding sequence ATGGTAATTGGGGTAAAATTTAAAAAAACTAGCAAAATTTATTATTTTGATCCGATGAATGTTGTTTATGAAGCGGGTGAAAAGGTTATTGTAGAAACTACACGTGGTTTAGAATATGGAACTGTCTATTATTCTAACAGAGAAATAGATGAATCAGAATATACTCTTCCTCTGAAACCAGTAATACGAAAAGCAACAGAAGTGGATGAGGCAGTTTATTTAGTAAATAAATCTAAAGAAGCAAATGCATATAAGATATGCAAACAAAAAATTTTTGACTATCATTTGGATATGAAGCTTATTGATGTTGAATACACTTTTGATAACCAAAAATTACTATTCTATTTTACATCAGAACAAAGAGTTGATTTTAGAGAATTAGTTAAGGAATTAGCAACGATCTTTAAAACCAGGATAGAACTGAGACAAATTGGTGTTAGAGATGAGACAAAAAGTTGTGGTGGAATTGGTATTTGCGGTCGCAATTTATGCTGCAATACATTTTTAACTGATTTTCATACGGTATCTATCAAAATGGCAAAGGATCAAAATTTGTCACTTAATCCGATCAAAATTTCGGGAATATGTGGTAGATTGATGTGCTGCTTGCAGTATGAAAATGAGGGTTATAATGAATCTCGAAAAAAGCTACCAGAGGTATCAGATATAGTTGAGACTCCAGAAGGAGAAGGAGAGGTAATTTCAGTTAATATACTTCGTGAACAAGTAAAAGTTTCTATAAAAAAAGATAAAGATATTAGAGAAATTTTTACATTTAAGATTGGTGATATAACTGCAAAGAAAAAATGTGCTCCATGTTCTAAGTGTAAAAACAATAAAATTAAAGCATATGATTATGATGAAAAATTTGAAGATTGGGAAAAGCCTAAGGAGAAGCACAAAAAAAATAATTATGATAAAAATAAATGA
- a CDS encoding ATP-binding protein — protein sequence MDIIGHQKIKDYFKKVIKINKISHSYIFEGNKGVGKKSLAAEIAKILLCEDAIDEIACGKCSACKMMDAKVHPDFIQIEKDTKITKIETIKEKLLKEVSIKPYKGKYKIFVIAEAETLRSVGQNAILKTIEEPPTYALIFLVTTNIEMLLPTIRSRCIHISFSGLSETELKDYCKKYSINNKLIHLKFAEGSIGKLKDNIYDEKFLDLRAEAMDYILSICSCNVLSLYKVVSVLRENKEFVLKILEFWKLFFRDMLLYKRIQATDLYFSDYINDIKRLAAIMQYSEISENIKNIDVASNDIQNNISAVLVIENLLLSFKKEKI from the coding sequence ATGGATATTATTGGGCATCAGAAAATAAAGGATTATTTTAAGAAGGTTATAAAGATAAATAAAATTTCTCATAGTTATATTTTTGAAGGTAATAAAGGTGTTGGCAAAAAATCTTTAGCTGCAGAGATAGCCAAGATTCTATTGTGTGAAGATGCTATTGACGAGATAGCATGTGGTAAATGTAGTGCATGCAAGATGATGGATGCTAAAGTTCATCCAGATTTTATACAAATAGAAAAAGATACTAAGATTACCAAAATTGAAACCATCAAAGAAAAACTCTTAAAAGAGGTTAGTATAAAACCTTATAAGGGAAAGTATAAAATATTTGTTATTGCGGAAGCAGAAACCTTGCGGTCTGTAGGTCAAAATGCTATTCTAAAAACTATAGAGGAACCACCAACATATGCATTAATATTTTTAGTTACGACGAATATAGAAATGTTATTGCCAACTATTAGATCTAGATGCATACACATTTCTTTTAGTGGGCTATCTGAAACTGAATTAAAGGATTATTGTAAAAAATATTCGATTAATAATAAATTGATTCATTTGAAATTTGCTGAGGGGAGTATTGGAAAATTAAAAGATAATATATATGATGAAAAATTTTTAGATCTTAGAGCCGAGGCTATGGACTATATACTCAGTATATGTTCGTGTAATGTTCTATCACTGTATAAAGTAGTTTCTGTTTTGAGAGAAAACAAAGAATTTGTTTTGAAAATTTTGGAATTTTGGAAATTATTTTTTCGAGATATGTTATTATATAAAAGAATACAAGCAACTGACTTATATTTTAGTGATTATATAAATGATATAAAAAGATTAGCAGCTATAATGCAATACTCTGAGATTAGTGAAAATATTAAGAACATTGATGTTGCATCTAATGATATTCAAAATAACATAAGCGCTGTATTAGTGATAGAAAATTTATTATTATCTTTTAAAAAGGAGAAAATTTAG
- a CDS encoding YaaR family protein: MDNIQLNKLQMPTLKELPQTKEPKLDKGFKFTLLSQLEDENLQEQLTKMINKISEQGDKISKHMDIRDIKIYRQMITDFVAEITVRSHKFTRENILDRRGRHRVYGIVRTVNGKLDELAAELIKSEKDQIEILGRIGEIQGLLLDMLT; the protein is encoded by the coding sequence ATGGATAATATTCAATTAAATAAATTGCAGATGCCAACTTTGAAAGAATTACCACAAACTAAGGAACCTAAATTAGATAAAGGATTTAAATTTACACTTTTAAGTCAGCTTGAAGATGAAAATTTACAAGAGCAGCTGACTAAAATGATTAATAAAATATCTGAGCAAGGCGATAAAATTAGCAAGCATATGGATATTAGAGACATAAAGATTTATAGGCAGATGATCACTGATTTTGTGGCAGAAATTACTGTACGAAGTCACAAATTTACTAGAGAAAATATATTAGATAGACGTGGACGCCATAGAGTATATGGAATCGTTCGTACAGTTAATGGAAAACTTGATGAATTGGCTGCCGAACTTATTAAAAGTGAAAAAGATCAAATTGAAATTTTGGGAAGAATTGGTGAAATACAAGGTCTACTACTAGATATGCTGACATAA
- a CDS encoding aminotransferase class I/II-fold pyridoxal phosphate-dependent enzyme, with product MRPQLYDKLLKYSNTKYPYHMPGHKFGRGFDLADLSLLSLDATEVPELDNLYNATGVIKDAMTDMAKFYKSQHCIFLTNGATAGILASILAVCKPKDKFIVAKNSHHSVINALILADAVPVYISPEILSCGIVGSIKAEDIKKILVKHPDIKGAIITSPTYEGVFSDLVNIRAVLKDQIIIVDEAHGAHLNIMSIPSAITAGADLVINSMHKTLPALTQSALLHICTNKIKYADVIESLKMIQTSSPSYLLMGLMDYIRFYIEKNMNAIKQNYVVELLQIRKNLKQLKKLRLLETPNMQDPAKIVILTNNYINGKNLANVLDTKYNIVIEAFFETHVILITSPADTKKEFDALLAALMIIDSELLEPDLTNKCVTNIAIAPSDVAEISLGELRRSAKIEVAIFDATDRIAGLNIILFPPGIPIVCLGEKITDIHINSINQNLDNVIGVSFINAVPHVLVLEKGGAHG from the coding sequence ATGAGACCACAACTTTATGATAAACTATTAAAATATAGTAACACCAAATATCCTTATCATATGCCAGGTCATAAATTTGGGAGAGGTTTTGATTTAGCAGACCTCTCTTTGTTGTCTTTAGATGCAACAGAAGTACCAGAATTAGATAATTTATATAATGCAACAGGAGTTATTAAAGACGCTATGACCGATATGGCAAAATTTTACAAGTCTCAACATTGTATTTTTTTGACCAATGGAGCAACAGCAGGAATTCTTGCATCAATTTTAGCCGTATGTAAACCCAAAGATAAATTTATAGTTGCCAAAAATTCTCATCATAGTGTGATAAATGCGTTAATATTAGCAGATGCGGTGCCGGTATATATTTCACCCGAAATTTTGTCTTGTGGAATTGTTGGGAGTATAAAAGCAGAAGATATCAAAAAAATTTTAGTTAAACATCCTGATATAAAAGGAGCGATTATTACAAGTCCTACATATGAGGGAGTATTTTCTGATCTTGTAAATATACGTGCTGTGTTGAAAGATCAAATTATTATTGTAGATGAAGCGCATGGAGCTCACTTAAATATAATGTCTATTCCTAGCGCAATTACCGCGGGAGCAGATTTAGTAATAAATAGCATGCATAAAACATTACCAGCTTTAACGCAGAGTGCATTACTGCATATATGCACGAATAAAATAAAATATGCGGATGTAATAGAATCATTAAAAATGATACAAACCTCTAGTCCTTCATATCTTTTAATGGGGTTGATGGATTATATAAGATTTTATATAGAAAAAAATATGAATGCAATAAAACAAAACTATGTAGTTGAGTTGTTGCAGATTAGAAAAAATTTGAAGCAACTAAAAAAATTGAGATTATTAGAAACACCTAATATGCAAGATCCAGCTAAGATAGTGATTTTAACTAATAATTATATAAATGGAAAAAACTTAGCGAATGTCCTTGACACCAAATATAATATAGTAATAGAAGCATTTTTTGAAACCCATGTAATATTAATAACCTCTCCTGCAGATACTAAAAAAGAGTTTGATGCTTTATTAGCTGCATTAATGATAATTGACAGTGAGCTTTTAGAACCGGACTTGACTAATAAGTGCGTTACAAATATTGCTATTGCACCTAGCGACGTCGCTGAAATTTCTTTGGGTGAGCTTAGGCGTTCTGCTAAAATAGAGGTAGCTATTTTTGATGCTACTGACAGGATTGCAGGTTTAAATATTATTTTATTTCCACCAGGCATTCCGATTGTGTGTTTGGGTGAAAAGATTACAGATATTCATATTAATAGTATAAATCAAAATTTAGATAACGTCATAGGGGTTTCATTTATAAATGCAGTCCCGCATGTATTGGTATTAGAAAAAGGGGGAGCACATGGATAA
- a CDS encoding type II toxin-antitoxin system PemK/MazF family toxin — protein sequence MIETKDVKYIYPKRGEIYEADLGIGDGSEQAGIRPVLIIQNNTGNHYSPTVICVPLTSKCKKPMPTHHTLTKTNYGFLTYDSIILCEQIKTISKSRLSHRIGLVGQEDMKTIGEKLCVSIAL from the coding sequence ATGATTGAAACTAAAGATGTAAAATACATATATCCAAAGCGTGGCGAAATTTATGAAGCTGACTTGGGTATAGGTGATGGAAGTGAACAGGCAGGTATTCGTCCTGTGTTAATTATTCAAAATAATACAGGTAACCATTATTCACCAACGGTGATTTGTGTACCTCTTACCTCTAAGTGTAAAAAGCCGATGCCTACACATCACACTCTCACAAAAACGAATTATGGATTTTTAACATATGATTCTATAATCCTTTGTGAACAAATTAAAACAATTTCAAAAAGTAGATTATCTCATAGAATTGGTCTTGTTGGTCAAGAAGATATGAAAACTATTGGAGAGAAGCTTTGCGTAAGTATTGCACTATAA
- a CDS encoding CCA tRNA nucleotidyltransferase, protein MNLPDEVIEIITELELAGFSAYIVGGCVRDMIMKRTPNDWDITTSALPADIKKIFERTYDTGIAHGTVTVILNKEHYEVTTYRIEKEYVNFRRPNGVEFAENIAQDLSRRDFTMNAIAYHPHKGFVDPYGGRKDIENKIIRAVGDAKIRFNEDALRILRAVRFAAQLNFEIAEETKTAFIDKRELLKYISKERIRDEFNKICLSENLFFILNIYKWDILSYISGEIKKLFDNLETEQKLVQLLEVMAAMPVNLISRYTALLYPLNDSDAVKQILKELKFDNQTIKNVALAIEYYIYETNFKIDAVEMKKLLRICEVDNVRNILLIKKNKASTIEEIEYIEKLFLLIDHILEQKECYKIKDLAITGNDIIKQNIASGKEIGKKLEQALEFILCFPHKNTNIELINYLMKL, encoded by the coding sequence ATGAATTTACCAGATGAGGTTATTGAAATAATTACAGAGTTAGAATTAGCAGGATTTAGCGCATATATTGTTGGAGGGTGTGTGCGAGATATGATTATGAAAAGAACTCCAAATGACTGGGACATAACTACTAGTGCTTTGCCTGCAGATATAAAGAAAATTTTTGAACGAACATACGATACGGGTATTGCGCATGGTACGGTTACGGTTATATTAAATAAGGAACATTATGAAGTGACTACCTATCGTATAGAAAAAGAATACGTTAATTTTAGGCGTCCCAATGGGGTAGAATTTGCTGAAAATATAGCACAAGATTTATCTAGAAGAGATTTTACAATGAATGCGATTGCGTATCATCCACATAAAGGGTTTGTGGATCCGTATGGCGGAAGGAAAGATATTGAAAATAAAATAATTCGTGCAGTAGGAGATGCAAAGATTAGATTTAATGAAGATGCACTTAGAATTTTACGTGCAGTTCGCTTTGCCGCACAACTGAATTTTGAAATAGCAGAAGAAACGAAAACAGCATTTATAGATAAGAGAGAGTTATTAAAATATATTAGTAAAGAACGAATTCGAGATGAATTTAATAAAATATGCTTATCAGAAAATTTGTTTTTTATATTAAATATATATAAATGGGATATACTCTCATATATTTCAGGCGAGATTAAAAAACTTTTCGATAACTTAGAGACAGAACAAAAACTGGTTCAATTACTTGAAGTAATGGCTGCAATGCCGGTTAATTTGATTAGTAGATATACGGCTTTACTTTATCCATTAAATGATAGTGATGCTGTAAAACAGATACTAAAAGAGTTAAAATTTGATAACCAAACTATAAAAAATGTTGCGTTAGCAATTGAATACTATATATATGAGACAAACTTTAAAATAGATGCAGTTGAAATGAAAAAATTGTTAAGGATATGCGAAGTAGATAATGTAAGAAATATTCTATTAATTAAGAAAAATAAAGCTTCAACAATAGAGGAAATAGAATATATTGAAAAGCTTTTCTTGTTAATAGATCATATTTTGGAACAAAAAGAGTGCTATAAAATTAAGGACCTAGCAATTACGGGCAATGACATAATAAAACAAAATATTGCCTCAGGCAAAGAAATTGGAAAAAAGTTAGAACAAGCTTTAGAATTTATATTATGTTTTCCACATAAAAATACTAATATAGAGTTAATCAACTACTTAATGAAATTATAA